From one Colletotrichum destructivum chromosome 3, complete sequence genomic stretch:
- a CDS encoding uncharacterized protein (Putative transcription factor domain, fungi, Zinc finger C2H2-type, Zinc finger C2H2 superfamily) — protein MDASQYPTNGINTTSASYPSPPAITPHQLQHTNSPLPHQTLPPLQPQTSAAMNQMYGSNPHTPRTPATPNTPGSQNNMPAYPQQQQQHQQQQQPGRGGPYQQMGQYPPPPQGYGTQSMLPQTTMASSHPQPIAPAPASGRVPPVLRPMPAGGVMPQPGMNSPYGPGGVMPGGLGDSDQPTHVVGSQGRRGILPSAPGRPAATPAGAGNTKSTVIPVKDADGKFPCPHCTKTYLHAKHLKRHLLRHTGDRPYMCVLCRDTFSRSDILKRHFQKCSIRRGNPTGASHLSHPQAHVKKNAAAQKAALGQDGGLNHLNGLGNMPADGMVQPFGMMPVQDGMSNLANDQSQLSRSSSLTRLDNGSNQDRRDLTGSVMDASGRGGNFEQAYNGNVPSSMTPNMNQQMQNYNMPPGQNGMSMYGGSNSNQQSGLDWSQMFQAGAQQTYANHQFPPNLGQTQIATKPEPNTGAERTQGAPDHQNHPESLFLSTWGVPPSIQDPFTQLSNQILNFFYPPGSSITNESAGFNLYFSAENIRDFLEKYTHFHVHFPILHTPTFRIMESYTGLLAGMCCIGACYSDRLSPDHVRDMMNFLKSALVRDVPFLASTVGGQQQNGNASAGASSQNQRDVEELQAVMLLQILLIWNSTPQHRESAREIFPAMTEQARKLRLLEVSTRMPLYSPLHQSNFTPQNLNVSTFDWGVWVEQEKRIRLMHIIFLCNSAMELYFNARSHIDSLEMHIPLPSDDAAWDARTKKDCEDALGLHGEELARQKNPNGTQRSKQPEMSYALQTLLHNSYQIQPGRTNLYGKFILIHAILSMIRRAQLDGSAVMKGYATPPMSDWMTNGSSDASGGNSGRGTPVDPAVQGVPSHVHHTFLMALQKFKTNWDADMINQFPPGSAKNARRYGFSRDGIHFYWLAKYLLKYTRTSELQMDPDARFMQVMQLLKSVKAWVMSDGTTRGEEMGSVGEIDKDFGVANLTLDMARLFKPLPAVVEDPGISSVQTDIGTAGGGML, from the exons ATGGACGCTTCCCAGTACCCTACCAATGGTATAAACacgacctcggcctcttACCCGTCGCCCCCCGCCATCACGCCTCACCAACTCCAGCACACCAACTCCCCGCTGCCTCACCAGACTCTGCCGCCTTTGCAGCCGCAGACTTCCGCCGCTATGAACCAGATGTACGGCAGCAACCCTCACACGCCTCGCACTCCCGCGACTCCCAACACTCCGGGCTCGCAGAACAACATGCCCGCTTACccccagcaacagcagcaacatcagcagcagcagcagcccggTCGTGGTGGTCCGTACCAGCAAATGGGCCAGTATCCTCCCCCGCCCCAGGGCTACGGCACTCAGTCTATGCTGCCCCAGACCACGATGGCTTCTTCTCATCCCCAGCCCATCGCGCCCGCTCCGGCGTCTGGCCGCGTTCCTCCCGTCCTTCGCCCCATGCCTGCTGGCGGCGTTATGCCCCAGCCCGGTATGAACTCTCCCTACGGACCCGGCGGTGTCATGCCTGGCGGTCTTGGTGACAGCGACCAGCCCACCCATGTTGTCGGCTCTCAGGGTCGTCGCGGCATCCTGCCCAGTGCCCCCGGACGTCCCGCTGCTActcccgccggcgccggaaACACCAAGAGCACTGTTATTCCGGTCAAGGACGCCGATGGCAAGTTCCCGTGCCCTCACTGCACCAAGACCTACCTTCACGCCAAGCATCTGAAGCGTCACCTTCTGCGCC ACACGGGCGACCGCCCCTACATGTGCGTGCTGTGCCGCGACACTTTCTCGCGCAGTGACATTCTCAAGCGTCACTTCCAGAAGTGCTCCATTCGCAGAGGCAACCCGACTGGTGCTAGTCACCTGTCCCACCCTCAGGCCCATGTCAAGAAGAACGCTGCCGCGCAGAAGGCGGCTCTTGGTCAGGATGGCGGTCTCAACCACCTCAACGGTCTTGGTAACATGCCTGCGGATGGTATGGTTCAGCCTTTCGGTATGATGCCTGTGCAGGACGGAATGAGCAACCTTGCAAACGATCAGAGTCAGTTGTCGCGCTCCAGCAGCCTGACTAGGCTTGATAATGGCAGTAACCAAGACAGACGGGATTTGACAGGATCTGTCATGGATGCTTCTGGCCGAGGTGGCAACTTCGAGCAGGCATACAACGGCAATGTCCCTAGCTCCATGACGCCCAATATGAATCAACAGATGCAAAACTACAATATGCCCCCGGGTCAAAATGGAATGTCCATGTATGGCGGGTCGAACTCGAACCAACAATCGGGCCTTGATTGGTCTCAAATGTTCCAGGCTGGTGCGCAACAAACCTACGCAAATCATCAATTCCCCCCTAATCTTGGACAGACGCAGATCGCAACCAAACCCGAGCCTAATACCGGCGCCGAAAGAACACAAGGTGCTCCTGACCACCAAAACCACCCCGAATCCCtcttcttgtcgacctgGGGCGTGCCGCCATCGATCCAGGACCCCTTCACTCAACTCTCCAACCAGATCCTCAACTTCTTTTACCCTCCAGGTTCCTCGATAACCAACGAAAGCGCCGGCTTTAACCTTTACTTCTCGGCCGAAAACATACGCGACTTTTTGGAAAAGTACACCCACTTCCACGTCCACTTTCCTATTCTACATACTCCCACGTTCCGTATTATGGAGTCTTATACTGGCTTGCTGGCCGGTATGTGCTGCATAGGAGCTTGCTATTCTGATCGTCTCTCTCCAGACCATGTGCGCGACATGATGAACTTTCTTAAGTCGGCACTGGTTCGAGACGTGCCCTTTCTGGCCTCGACGGTAGGCGGACAGCAGCAGAATGGAAACGCTAGCGCTGGCGCCTCAAGTCAAAATCAACGCGATGTTGAGGAGCTGCAAGCTGTTATGCTGCTCCAGATTCTGCTGATTTGGAACAGCACCCCTCAACACCGCGAGAGTGCTCGCGAGATCTTCCCAGCCATGACGGAGCAGGCTCGCAAGCTTCGTCTGTTGGAGGTCTCCACCAGAATGCCCCTCTACAGTCCGCTGCACCAGAGCAACTTTACCCCTCAGAACTTGAATGTCTCCACATTCGATTGGGGTGTGTGGGTTGAACAGGAAAAGCGGATACGCCTCATGCACATCATCTTCCTTTGCAACTCCGCCATGGAACTTTATTTCAACGCCCGCTCTCATATCGACAGCCTTGAGATGCACATTCCGCTGCCATCCGATGATGCGGCATGGGATGCACGGACGAAGAAGGATTGCGAGGACGCCCTTGGCCTGCACGGAGAGGAATTGGCACGACAAAAGAATCCCAACGGGACTCAACGCAGCAAGCAGCCCGAAATGAGTTATGCCCTCCAGACATTGCTTCACAACTCGTATCAGATTCAGCCAGGCAGAACCAACCTTTACGGCAAGTTCATTCTGATACACGCCATTCTGTCCATGATCCGGCGAGCTCAGTTGGACGGCAGTGCCGTGATGAAGGGGTACGCGACACCTCCCATGAGCGACTGGATGACAAATGGATCATCGGACGCCAGCGGTGGCAACAGCGGTAGAGGTACACCTGTTGACCCTGCCGTCCAAGGCGTTCCATCTCACGTTCATCACACCTTTCTCATGGCATTGCAAAAGTTCAAAACCAACTGGGACGCGGACATGATCAATCAATTCCCACCCGGATCGGCAAAGAATGCTCGCAGATATGGATTCTCTAGGGACGGTATTCACTTCTACTGGCTTGCGAAATACCTCCTCAAGTACACAAGAACGTCGGAGCTACAGATGGATCCGGACGCGCGGTTCATGCAGGTGATGCAACTTCTCAAGTCGGTGAAGGCTTGGGTGATGTCGGATGGGACAACACGAGGCGAGGAAATGGGATCGGTTGGAGAGATCGACAAGGATTTTGGAGTGGCGAACCTGACACTCGACATGGCACGACTTTTTAAACCTCTtccggcggtggtggaggacCCAGGAATATCTTCTGTTCAAACGGATATCGGcacggcgggcggcggcatgctcTGA
- a CDS encoding Putative large ribosomal subunit protein uL29m → MANPNAMRPSIGRALRLQETRQWLLATSTTAAQSRTAAACFSTSAAQSVRKTRDNNRLRGVSTMKRTGPREPLSVSWETLPKPANYKPEVAVDPNHGLWGFFYGKNKLMQTPKEDQSHGRPWTVEELRKKDWEDLHTLWYVCLKERNRISTTNRERERRRLGFGAYEANERDETVVTTMKAIKHVLTERFYVWEDARRLAEEDPEIDLSGEGEAYKPLSEDIQDPTSNKYLADGGEAAAVDLPVAEAPSEPEAGEVKRARRMPVKSSLPRPRF, encoded by the exons ATGGCGAACCCCAATGCGATGCGGCCATCGATAGGTCGCGCACTGCGACTCCAAGAGACCCGCCAATGGCTCCTCGCGACGTCGACAACGGCAGCGCAGTCCCGAACCGCAGCGGcgtgcttctcgacctcggccgcccaATCGGTGCGCAAGACCCGCGACAACAACCGCCTGCGAGGTGTCAGTACCATGAAGAGAACTGGACCCCGTGAGCCGCTCTCCGTATCATGGGAGACTCTTCCCAAACCTGCGAACTACAAGCCCGAGGTTGCGGTTGACCCGAACCACGGGCTCTGGGGCTTCTTTTACGGCAAGAACAAGCTTATGCAGACGCCCAAGGAGGACCAGTCCCACGGCCGCCCATGGACGGTGGAAGAACTGCGAAAGAAGGATTGGGAAGACCTTCACACGCTGTGGTATGTCTGTCTGAAGGAGAGGAACcgcatctcgacgacgaatcGCGAGCGGGAGAGACGCAGGCTTGGATTCGGCGCCTACGAGGCCAACGAGAGGGACGAGACG GTTGTCacgacgatgaaggccaTCAAGCACGTCCTGACCGAGCGCTTCTACGTTTGGGAAGATGCGCGCaggctggcggaggaggaccCTGAGATCGATCTTtccggcgagggagaggccTACAAGCCTCTGTCGGAGGACATTCAGGATCCGACGAGTAACAAATATCTGGCCGATGGGGGTGAAGCCGCGGCGGTCGATCTACCAGTCGCCGAGGCTCCGAGCGAGCCTGAGGCGGGGGAGGTTAAGCGGGCGCGAAGGATGCCCGTCAAGTCCTCGCTGCCGAGACCGAGGTTTTGA
- a CDS encoding Putative GDP dissociation inhibitor, FAD/NAD(P)-binding domain superfamily has product MDEIAKEYDVIVLGTGLTECILSGVLSVKGKKVLHIDRNDHYGGEAASVNLETLFKKHGNYAQGEEPWAKYGRLNDWNIDLVPKFLMSAGELTNILVSTDVTRYLEFKQVAGSYVQQGQGSKATVAKVPSDAGEALRSPLMGIFEKRRMKSFIEWIGTFDRKDPGTHKGLDINRVTMKEVYDKFGLETGTRDFIGHAMALFTTDEYLTKPGAAPEAIERIRLYGTSVARYGKSPYIYPLYGLGELPQGFARLSAIYGGTYMLNTNVDEVQYEGGKAVGIKATMTGVEEMKFETKAKMILGDPSYFPNKVKVVGQVVRAICILKHPLAGTNDADSSQLIIPQSQIGRKNDIYIACVSSAHNVCPKGYWIAIVSTIAETNANHHLELQPGLERLGKIEEQFMGAPIPIYEPTDDGVADNVFVSKSYDASSHFESTTDDVKDIYRRATGEELKVEGLREGLQVAGEQ; this is encoded by the exons ATGGATGAGATTGCAAAGGAATACGATGTCATCGTGCTGGGCACTG GCCTGACCGAGTGCATTCTCTCTGG TGTTCTCAGtgtcaagggcaagaaggtccTTCACATCGACCGCAATGACCACTACGGAGG CGAGGCAGCTTCCGTGAATCTCGAAACG CTCTTCAAGAAGCATGGCAACTATGCACAGGGCGAAGAGCCCTGGGCCAAGTACGGCCGCCTGAATGACTGGAACATCGATCTCGTCCCCAAGTTCCTCATGTCTGCTGGCGAGTTGACCAACATCCTCGTCTCGACCGACGTCACACGATACCTCGAGTTCAAGCAGGTCGCGGGCAGCTACGTCCAGCAGGGCCAGGGCTCTAAGGCCACCGTCGCTAAGGTACCCTccgatgccggcgaggccctACGCTCGCCTTTAATGGGCATATTTGAGAAGCGCCGTATGAAGAGCTTTATTGAGTGGATTGGCACCTTCGACCGCAAGGACCCCGGCACGCACAAGG GTCTCGATATCAACAGGGTCACCATGAAGGAGGTCTACGACAAGTTCGGTCTCGAGACCGGCACTCGCGACTTCATCGGCCACGCCATGGCCCTCTTCACCACCGACGAGTACCTTACCAAGCCCGGTGCCGCCCCGGAGGCTATCGAGCGCATCCGTCTCTACGGCACTTCCGTCGCCCGCTATGGCAAGTCTCCGTACATCTACCCTCTGTacggccttggcgagcttCCCCAGGGCTTTGCCCGTCTGTCGGCCATCTACGGAGGCACCTACATGCTCAACACCAACGTTGACGAGGTTCAGTATGAGGGTGGCAAGGCTGTCGGCATTAAGGCCACTATGACTGGTGTTGAGGAGATGAAGTtcgagaccaaggccaagatgATACTTGGTGACCCTAGTTACTTTCccaacaaggtcaaggttGTCGGACAAGTCGTGCGAGCTATTTGCATCCTGAAGCACCCTCTGGCCGGAACCAACGACGCCGACTCTTCCCAACTTATCATCCCCCAGTCCCAGATCGGCCGCAAGAACG ACATTTACATCGCTTGCGTCTCGTCGGCACACAACGTTTGCCCCAAGGGCTACTGGATTGCCATCGTCTCAACCATTGCCGAGACCAATGCTAACCACCACCTCGAACTCCAGCCCGGTCTGGAGCGCCTTGGCAAGATCGAGGAGCAGTTCATG GGTGCTCCCATCCCCATCTACGAACCCAcagatgacggcgtcgccgacaacGTCTTCGTCTCCAAGAGCTATGACGCCAGCAGTCACTTCGAGAGCACGAccgacgacgtcaaggaTATCTACCGCCGTGCcaccggcgaggagctcaaggTTGAGGGTCTGAGAGAGGGTCTGCAGGTTGCGGGCGAGCAGTAG
- a CDS encoding Putative nucleolar GTP-binding protein codes for MKTQWKDLPPVPNSQEFLDIVLSRTQRRLPTQIRSGFKISRIRGFYTRKVRFTQETISEKLGQIIESFPRLNDIHPFHKDLINTLYDADHFKIALGQLSTAKHLIETISRDYVRLLKYGQSLFQCKQLKRAALGRMATLIKRLKDPLVYLDQVRQHLGRLPSIDPNTRTLLITGFPNVGKSSFLKSVSRADVDVQPYAFTTKSLFCGHFDYKYLRFQCIDTPGILDHPLEEMNTIEMQSVTAIAHLRSAILYFMDLSEQCGYSIQAQINLFQSIKPLFQNKIVFIVINKIDVVKPEDLDTATQAQLQGLLKSGEVEMLQLSCNTQEGVQDVKNTVCERLIAERVSQKLNAGTNSSGNIGGRLADVMARIHVAQPGTAPLQTFIPEGIKNLKKYDREDPERRRLAKDVEADNGGAGVYSVDMRQDWLLKNPEWKHDKIPEVWNGQNVYDFIDPEIDAKLQALEEEEERLEKEGYYESDEELDDEEEADVLSKAELIREKQALIRNEAKMKKRLKNQAIIPRKSQKVPLSQMDDALDQLGIDTTDIVNRARSQSRPRGRSAGRSRGGTEDVDMMDMDATPKERLRSHSRARSQSRAPIVNRREDGVQDSEDRTMADRLAKLSQKKRNRMARQGEGDRHTTVSLQRHLVAGKRGLGKNQRR; via the exons ATGAAGACCCA GTGGAAGGACCTTCCCCCGGTCCCCAACTCGCAAGAgttcctcgacatcgtcctctcAAGGACGCAGCGCCGGCTGCCGACCCAGATCCGATCCGGTTTCAAGATCTCAAGAATTCGCGGCTTTTACACCCGCAAGGTCAGGTTCACCCAAGAGACCATCAGCGAGAAGCTCGGCCAGATCATCGAATCGTTCCCGCGCCTCAACGACATTCACCCGTTCCACAAGGATCTGATCAACACCCTTTACGACGCCGACCACTTCAAgatcgccctcggccagctgtcTACCGCCAAGCACCTCATTGAGACCATCTCCAGAGACTACGTTCGTCTTCTCAAGTATGGCCAGTCGTTATTCCAGTGCAAGCAGCTGAAGCGCGCTGCGCTTGGTCGCATGGCGACCCTCATCAAGCGCCTCAAGGACCCCTTGGTGTACCTTGACCAGGTCAGACAGC atcttggccgtcttccCTCGATCGACCCCAACACCAGGACCCTGCTCATCACGGGTTTTCCCAACGTCGGAAAGTCTTCTTTCCTCAAGTCCGTCTCCAgagccgacgtcgacgtccaACCGTACGCTTTCACGACGAAGTCGCTCTTCTGCGGCCACTTTGACTACAAGTATCTTCGTTTCCAGTGCATTGATACTCCCGGTATTCTCGACCACCCCCTCGAGGAGAT GAATACCATTGAGATGCAGTCTGTTACCGCCATCGCTCATTTGCGCTCCGCTATCCTCTACTTCATGGATCTCAGTGAGCAGTGCGGCTACTCGATCCAGGCCCAGATCAACCTCTTCCAGAGCATCAAGCCTTTGTTCCAGAACAAgatcgtcttcatcgtcatcaacaagatTGATGTCGTTAAgcccgaggacctcgacacCGCCACCCAGGCGCAGCTTCAGGGCCTGCTTAAGtcgggcgaggtcgagatgcTCCAGCTGTCCTGCAACACGCAGGAGGGCGTCCAGGACGTCAAGAATACCGTTTGCGAGCGCCTTATCGCCGAGCGCGTCTCCCAGAAGCTCAACGCCGGCACCAACAGCAGCGGTAACATTGGTGGCCGTCTCGCCGACGTCATGGCCCGCATCCACGTCGCCCAGCCCGGCACCGCCCCCCTGCAGACCTTCATCCCCGAGGGCATCAAGAACCTCAAGAAGTACGACCGCGAAGACCCGGAGCGCCGACGCCTCGCcaaggacgtcgaggccgacaacggcggcgccggtgtctACAGCGTCGACATGCGCCAGGACTGGCTTCTCAAGAACCCTGAGTGGAAGCACGACAAGATCCCTGAAGTGTGGAACGGACAGAATGTCTACGACTTCATCGACCCGGAGATCGACGCCAAGCTGCAGGCtcttgaggaggaggaggagcgcctCGAGAAAGAGGGCTACTACGagtcggacgaggagctcgacgacgaggaggaggccgacgtTCTCTCCAAGGCCGAGCTGATCCGCGAGAAGCAGGCCCTTATCCGcaacgaggccaagatgAAGAAGCGCCTCAAGAACCAGGCCATCATTCCGCGCAAGTCGCAGAAGGTGCCGTTGTCCCAGATGGATGATgccctcgaccagctcggtATTGACACCACCGACATTGTCAACCGCGCTCGATCCCAGTCGCGCCCCCGCGGCCGCTCCGCCGGCCGATCCCGCGGCGGCAccgaggacgtcgacatGATGGACATGGACGCCACTCCGAAGGAGCGCCTGCGTTCCCACAGCCGTGCCCGCAGCCAGAGCCGCGCTCCCATCGTCAACCGCCGCGAGGATGGTGTCCAGGACTCCGAGGACCGCACCATGGCCGACCGCCTTGCCAAGCTGtcccagaagaagaggaaccGCATGGCCAGACAGGGTGAGGGTGATCGTCACACCACCGTTTCCCTGCAAAGACATTTG GTTGCCGGCAAGCGTGGCCTGGGCAAGAACCAGAGACGTTAA
- a CDS encoding Putative Phosphoribosyltransferase domain-containing protein: protein MASQLPPYKQEFLKAAIAGGVLKFGSFELKSKRISPYFFNAGDFYRADLLRAISLAYAHTVIEAHEATGLAFDVVFGPAYKGIPLATSTTDKLAELDPARYGATCYSFDRKEAKDHGEGGNIVGAPLKGKKVLIVDDVITAGTAKREAIAKIRKEGGEVVGIVVALDRMEKLPAADGDDTKPGPSALGEIKKEYGIPIFAILTLDDIIEGAKSFASAEDIKRTEEYRAKYKATD, encoded by the coding sequence ATGGCCTCCCAGCTCCCCCCTTACAAGCAGGAGTTTCTCAAGgctgccatcgccggcggcgtcctcaAGTTCGGCTCCTTTGAGCTGAAGTCGAAGCGCATCTCCCCCTACTTCTTCAATGCCGGCGACTTCTACCGCGCCGACCTCCTCCGCGCCATCTCCCTCGCGTACGCCCACACCGTCATCGAGGCGCATGAGGCCACTGGTCTCgccttcgacgtcgtcttcggcccGGCCTACAAGGGTATCCCCCTCGCGACCTCGACCACTgacaagctcgccgagctcgacccGGCCCGTTACGGCGCCACGTGCTACTCTTTCGACCgcaaggaggccaaggaccacggcgagggcggcaacaTTGTCGGCGCCCCGCTCAAGGGGAAGAAGGTGCTGATCGTTGACGACGTCATCACTGCCGGTACCGCCAAGCGCGAGGCCATTGCCAAGATCCGcaaggagggcggcgaggttgtcGGTATTGTCGTTGCTCTGGACCGTATGGAGAagctgcccgccgccgacggcgatgacacCAAGCCCGGCCCCAGCGCCCTGGGcgagatcaagaaggagTACGGCATCCCTATTTTCGCTATCTTGAcgctcgacgacatcatTGAGGGCGCCAAGAGCTTCGCTTCCGCGGAGGACATCAAAAGGACGGAGGAATACCGTGCCAAGTACAAGGCCACCGACTAA
- a CDS encoding Putative GNAT domain, acyl-CoA N-acyltransferase, with amino-acid sequence MPVEKDPPVATADYDASDCAIDDSDDGDELYVEVQKSISDLKKRRASGRVSLHDLPFRWSPLVLPLTESNVKSCVVLEEAAFPNPDHRATREKFEYRLSTCSNICIGLFCSIVPSKVDGFPLPTFAVANVVETGRADNARMVLFGHVISTLGNGPVVTDEDMAYPENWRDQKSSKDSRLGHKVMGRTVCLHSFAILPKVQNCGLGRLLMKAYLQQINESGIADRVALICQDWLVSYYQRFGFKRLGRSKASFGGGGWNDMVIDLCGPQKKSADALSTKDA; translated from the exons ATGCCTGTTGAGAAAGATCCCCCTGTCGCCACGGCGGACTACGATGCATCCGACtgcgccatcgacgactccgacgatggcgacgagctgTATGTCGAGGTCCAGAAATCGATCTCTGACCTCAAGAAGAGACGCGCCTCAGGCCGTGTCAGTCTGCATGACTTGCCGTTCCGCTGGAGCCCTTTGGTTCTGCCTCTGACCGAGTCCAATGTCAAATCctgcgtcgtcctcgaggaagCTGCTTTCCCCAACCCTGATCACCGCGCTACGCGCGAGAAG TTCGAGTACCGTCTCTCAACCTGCTCCAACATCTGCATTGGACTGTTCTGTAGCATTGTCCCGAGCAAAGTCGATGGCTTCCCTCTCCCGACATTCGCAGTCGCCAATGTTGTCGAGACTGGCCGCGCCGACAATGCCAGGATGGTTCTGTTCGGTCACGTCATCTCGACCCTCGGCAACGGCCCCGTTGTCACggacgaggacatggccTACCCCGAAAACTGGCGCGATCAGAAGTCATCCAAAGACTCGAGGCTTGGCCACAAGGTCATGGGTCGCACCGTCTGCCTTCACTCCTTCGCCATTCTTCCCAAGGTGCAGAACTGCGGCCTGGGCAGGCTGCTCATGAAGGCATACCTTCAGCAGATCAACGAGTCCGGCATTGCTGATCGAGTCGCTCTGATATGCCAGGAC TGGTTGGTTAGTTACTACCAGCGCTTTGGCTTCAAGCGCCTGGGCCGCAGCAAGGCTTCCttcggtggtggtggttggaaTGACATG GTCATCGACCTCTGCGGTCCGCAGAAGAAGTCCGCCGATGCCCTCTCGACCAAAGACGCGTAG